GGTTAATAGTTTGCTTTATTCTATAGGTATTTTGGTTGACAATGAGGTTGCTACACCTGTAGATAGTGTTCCTTGGGCAGAGAACCTTCCATCAAGCAGCACTCAATGGTCTGagattcttgtgaatgagatgttGAGTGCCTGTAACACGGATGATGCAAAGGCACGTGCTTCCAGAGTACTCGAGGTTTTTGAGAGGGCCATGACCTCTCGTATTGGTGCAGAAGCACATCAAAGTTTCCACAAGGTAGTTGACTTCCCCTCCTTGTTTTCAAGCAATCTTTGTCATTGATGGTGTTCCTGTACCTGCTTGTTGCCTTTGCTGGTCATCAGCGTGAACTGCAGATGTGCTGAGTTTTTCTAAAACTTCAATTTCTGGTTACTGGATAGTTTGTCCTTTTTTCAGCTCATGTCTAACTATCTGGATAAATGAATGAGCCAGGGGCAAAGGTCAATAGGGCATGCTATGAGACCACTTTGCAGCAGGGTCATTACTTCTCTGTGCAAGTGACTAGCATTTCGAAATGTTGGAACCTACATACATGATATAATTTTTTTCCTCAAAAAAGTACATTGCAATCTTATTGTTTTCTTAAATGTACTCTTCGAGCAGTTTCTTCAGTTATTACTTTTTTTGGGGGTTAGATGTCCACTCcttgtttcttattttattataatacaTTAGTAGTTCCTAGCCAGGGATTTGTTCCACTTCAATGTCATAGTTTCTGTGCCATTTTGCAATGTGCTGCTTGTTTTGTGTCCAGTTGGGTCATTTATGTGATATACGTGTTAAAGGTGATCAGAAGAGAAACCGAGTGCATATCCAAATCTTTTGTTTCAAACTTCTAGGTAaaaaaaggaatgcaaactTGATAAATCATCATACCAagtatttttcaaatattcCAGTGTGCCCGAGGGCCAAGTTTATAACTATCTGGGTTACCAAAGAATTGAGTATTCAGAATTGATTCTCATAAATATTTATTGATTCACATGATTGATTTTACTTATTCAAGGTGCATACAGGTGCAATTTATTGAACTTGCATTGTTCTGTTTCATTTAGTTTTTTGTTTACTGTTTAGAAGGCACAAGATGAGAGTTGATGTTCTTGCATTTAAACAGGAAAATTCAGTTTGCAAGGAACAATTTGAAGCTGTTATTAGGGAGAACACTATTCTGAAGAAAGCATTTGCTATACAGCATGAGCGCCAAAAAGAACAAGATGCGAGAAGCCAGGAGCTTCAGCAACTTAAGCAGTTGGTTGTTCAGTACCAGGAACAAGTTAGAAGCCTTGAGGTACACCACCTTTGTTCTATTATTCTTTTTCATCGATCCTTTCTCCTTCGGGCGCCAAAGCAGCTTATGCTTTTCTTGCCCCCTCTCCCTTTTTTCAGGTAAACAACTATGCCTTGTCCATGCACCTCAGGCAGGCACAGCAAGGCAGCTCGATTCCGGGGCATTTCCACCGTGACATTTTCTGAATAAGTGGAAACCTGAACTGGGTTTCCATAGCATAAGGATATGGCATTTCAGCCTTTCGGTTGGCATGTCTTGTTGTTGGCCTATATTTAAGTATTTAACATATATAGCCAACTGATGACATAGCTTAATTTATGTTGTATATCAGTGTAAATGTATGCCATATGTTGGCGTGCTGCTGCCGTGCAGTTCGGAGCTGGGAGAGCAAATAGCTCAACGTTGGCATACTGTTTGTCGAACAACCGATATTGCTACGTCATCAATttagagaaaagagaaaagggctTTTATACCCAGATGTGCGTTAGTTTTGCCCGAAATTTAGTTGATGCTGATGACAAGAAATTCTCGCCCGAGTAAGTGAGAGTTACTCGGATTTTTTTCCCGGTTTGCCTCAGTTTGGGGTATTCGTTGCTGGAGGCGTGTGACCTGGTGCTTGAATGTTTCAGGCGTAGCAAATAACCTGATGGCTTTTTAACGTGACATGGCGCCTTGCCTTATCATTTATATGTCGAGTTCAATTTATATGCTGTCACTGTCACGTTAGATAATTTTGAAATATAAAACGTAAATCTTGTTTACATTTGGAATTTCGGGAAATCATTAGAGTTTCTTCAGAACTTCAAAATTCCAGCGTTCCATTTTTGGCATCTGGCCCAGCTGTCTCGTGGTAGATATgttagatgatgatgataatgattaTATTGAAGATAGCTTAAGTGCTTCAAAAGTAAATTTACCTGTAGGAACTTGATGAAATATGATCCAGAGTTATTAGTTGTTTACTGGCATTTACTCTACAACACCAGAGGAAAGAGAAAGCCATTATGGCTTACA
This portion of the Panicum virgatum strain AP13 chromosome 2N, P.virgatum_v5, whole genome shotgun sequence genome encodes:
- the LOC120660200 gene encoding uncharacterized protein LOC120660200, which produces MSAAVCGKRASSFLEQQHSPHAGTPPPSKRARFRAGSGSRSPSPPRARAGDPGFVATIRARFPSVSLEFIEKALEECGNNFDLATKYVLNLPTQAECDGGPGYQHPNGMTTEDQVPTEGILVDNEVATPVDSVPWAENLPSSSTQWSEILVNEMLSACNTDDAKARASRVLEVFERAMTSRIGAEAHQSFHKENSVCKEQFEAVIRENTILKKAFAIQHERQKEQDARSQELQQLKQLVVQYQEQVRSLEVNNYALSMHLRQAQQGSSIPGHFHRDIF